Proteins encoded by one window of Microbacterium testaceum:
- a CDS encoding LPXTG cell wall anchor domain-containing protein translates to MSRRPFWRKALTVPAALALALGGVALTAAPASAAEAGLTVTSPIDGSTVDSRTVTVQGSVFGGSTVIVYDQSGNNVLARSNVGGSFGQPTPYSLTLPAYADDAPVAQTIVVGGLYGGSGIPQQSVSFALPAAAPVGNFTVTAPTNGQTVDSRTVTFTGTGTDGSTVNVLDANGNRIPGTTAAVVVNGQWSTTGTYPADAPVAQTITANQVTGGAGRGEQTVSFTLPAVTPVGNFTVTAPTNGQTVDSRTVTFTGTGTDGSTVNVLDANGNRIPGTTAAVVVNGQWSTTGTYPADAPVAQTITANQVTGGAGRGEQTVSFTLPAAVTPTPTPTPAPAGNGSSAAPVGGSSSVASGSKLAVTGSADVMPLVGAGALALMAGAGIFLYGKRRRVHN, encoded by the coding sequence ATGTCACGTCGCCCGTTCTGGCGGAAAGCACTGACCGTGCCCGCCGCCCTCGCCCTTGCCCTCGGGGGTGTCGCGCTCACCGCCGCGCCCGCATCCGCCGCAGAGGCAGGCCTCACCGTCACCAGCCCGATCGACGGCTCGACCGTCGATTCGCGCACGGTGACCGTCCAAGGATCCGTCTTCGGCGGGTCCACCGTCATCGTGTACGACCAGAGCGGGAACAACGTTCTGGCGCGCTCCAACGTCGGCGGCTCCTTCGGTCAGCCCACGCCGTATTCGCTGACCCTGCCCGCTTACGCGGACGACGCCCCGGTCGCGCAGACCATCGTCGTCGGCGGCCTTTACGGGGGCAGCGGCATTCCGCAGCAGTCCGTGTCGTTCGCCCTGCCCGCGGCCGCCCCCGTTGGCAACTTCACCGTCACCGCACCCACCAACGGCCAGACCGTCGACTCCCGCACCGTGACCTTCACCGGCACCGGCACCGACGGCTCCACCGTCAACGTCCTCGACGCCAACGGCAACCGCATCCCCGGCACCACCGCCGCCGTCGTCGTCAACGGACAGTGGTCCACCACCGGCACCTACCCCGCTGACGCCCCGGTCGCACAGACCATCACCGCCAACCAGGTCACCGGAGGCGCAGGCCGCGGCGAACAGACCGTGTCCTTCACCCTCCCCGCCGTAACCCCCGTCGGCAACTTCACCGTCACCGCACCCACCAACGGCCAGACCGTCGACTCCCGCACCGTGACCTTCACCGGCACCGGCACCGACGGCTCCACCGTCAACGTCCTCGACGCCAACGGCAACCGCATCCCCGGCACCACCGCCGCCGTCGTCGTCAACGGACAGTGGTCCACCACCGGCACCTACCCCGCTGACGCCCCGGTCGCACAGACCATCACCGCCAACCAGGTCACCGGAGGCGCAGGCCGCGGCGAACAGACCGTGTCCTTCACCCTCCCCGCCGCCGTCACGCCGACCCCGACCCCCACTCCCGCTCCCGCGGGCAACGGGTCGAGTGCCGCGCCCGTCGGCGGCTCGTCGAGTGTCGCGTCCGGGTCGAAGCTGGCCGTGACCGGTAGCGCCGACGTGATGCCTCTCGTCGGTGCCGGAGCCCTCGCGCTCATGGCTGGCGCGGGCATCTTCCTGTACGGAAAGCGCCGCCGCGTTCACAACTGA
- a CDS encoding copper homeostasis protein CutC — protein sequence MARRLGSERRTVTTAADPASLAEKSSTRARALVEICVDDLAGVLAAERAGADRVELCADLLEGGTTPSLGMIESVLAAVRSVGVQIMVRSRGGDFVYSDDELRVMRADARAIAALARTSRVPVGIVFGALTVDGHVDEQALEAIRTAAGGVPITFHKAFDDTVDLFDAYDTLAHHGIARVLTSGGKATAGEGTDVLAALRARSEGTRMPTVLVGGSVRAHNVTALLDRTGAREVHLRAQVASGRGQLVTDESVIRDTVLAVSESDRASHPAVIAVDIGGTSAKGALVDIDGHVLKSSRIATGGSGAETVTRIADLLTDLVAGAEDLGRSVVGAGVVSPGLIDSATGTVRYASTLGWTDVPLARLLTDATGLPVAVDHDVRAAGAAEGAYGAAAGSRNVVFAAIGTGVAASLTSDGRAVEGAISGAGELGHIPVVPGGELCACGQRGCLEVYFSGAGLARRYAASAPLLDGETPDAASIIARVDTDPVAARVWSEGLDALATGLATLTLLVDPEVVVLGGGVAQAGDAFLEPLRERLTAALAWREAPRLTTAALGTHAGRIGAAMLAFEAAQRPEVTRSWTAPVILAEPTTPRTEARS from the coding sequence GTGGCTCGACGCCTCGGCAGCGAGCGCCGCACCGTGACGACCGCCGCAGACCCGGCATCCCTCGCCGAGAAGTCCTCCACGCGCGCCCGCGCCCTCGTGGAGATCTGCGTCGACGACCTCGCAGGGGTGCTCGCCGCCGAGCGGGCGGGGGCCGATCGCGTCGAGCTGTGCGCCGACCTTCTCGAGGGGGGCACGACGCCCAGCCTCGGAATGATCGAGTCCGTCCTCGCCGCGGTGCGGAGCGTGGGTGTGCAGATCATGGTCCGCTCGCGCGGCGGCGACTTCGTCTACTCCGACGACGAGCTGCGTGTGATGCGGGCCGACGCCCGCGCCATCGCCGCCCTGGCGCGCACCAGTCGGGTGCCGGTGGGCATCGTCTTCGGCGCGCTCACCGTCGACGGGCACGTCGACGAACAGGCACTCGAGGCGATCCGGACCGCCGCGGGAGGGGTGCCGATCACTTTCCACAAGGCTTTCGACGACACCGTCGACCTCTTCGACGCCTACGACACGCTCGCCCACCACGGCATCGCCCGCGTACTCACCTCCGGGGGAAAGGCCACGGCCGGCGAGGGGACCGATGTGCTCGCCGCGCTGCGCGCCCGGTCGGAGGGCACCCGGATGCCGACGGTCCTCGTCGGCGGCTCGGTCCGGGCCCACAACGTGACGGCGCTGCTCGATCGCACCGGCGCCCGTGAGGTGCACCTGCGCGCGCAGGTCGCCTCGGGTCGGGGACAGCTCGTTACCGACGAGTCGGTCATCCGCGACACGGTGCTCGCGGTGAGCGAGAGCGACCGCGCGTCGCACCCGGCCGTGATCGCCGTCGACATCGGCGGCACCTCGGCGAAGGGCGCGCTCGTCGACATCGACGGCCACGTGCTGAAGAGCTCGCGCATCGCGACGGGCGGTTCCGGTGCCGAGACGGTCACGCGCATCGCGGACCTGCTCACCGACCTCGTCGCGGGGGCTGAGGACCTCGGCCGCTCGGTCGTCGGTGCGGGCGTCGTGAGCCCCGGCCTGATCGACAGCGCCACCGGCACCGTCCGTTACGCCTCGACGCTCGGGTGGACCGACGTCCCCCTCGCCCGTCTGCTCACCGACGCCACCGGACTCCCCGTCGCGGTCGACCACGACGTGCGCGCCGCGGGTGCGGCCGAAGGGGCCTACGGCGCCGCCGCCGGTTCGCGCAACGTCGTCTTCGCGGCGATCGGCACCGGAGTCGCGGCATCCCTCACCTCCGACGGACGGGCCGTCGAGGGGGCCATCTCCGGGGCCGGCGAGCTCGGTCACATCCCGGTGGTGCCCGGCGGCGAGCTCTGCGCGTGCGGTCAGCGCGGCTGCCTCGAGGTGTACTTCTCGGGCGCCGGCCTGGCCCGGCGGTACGCGGCGAGCGCCCCGCTGCTCGACGGAGAGACTCCGGATGCCGCGTCGATCATCGCCCGCGTCGACACGGATCCCGTCGCCGCCCGCGTGTGGTCGGAGGGGCTCGACGCCCTGGCCACGGGGCTGGCGACCCTGACCTTGCTCGTCGACCCCGAGGTGGTCGTGCTCGGCGGTGGCGTCGCGCAGGCGGGGGACGCGTTCCTCGAGCCCCTGCGCGAACGGCTGACCGCGGCGCTCGCGTGGCGAGAAGCCCCCCGGTTGACGACCGCGGCTCTGGGCACGCACGCCGGCCGCATCGGGGCCGCGATGCTGGCCTTCGAGGCCGCGCAGCGACCCGAGGTCACCCGCTCGTGGACCGCACCTGTCATCCTGGCTGAGCCGACCACCCCCCGAACGGAGGCCCGCTCGTGA
- a CDS encoding TetR/AcrR family transcriptional regulator, which produces MEEGGTRQQILVHAARLFGRHGYHGTTTREIADAVGIRQPSLFYHFSAKHVILAELVDADLAQTFGRLQEARDLDASWAERFHYFLTISSHDYLTLPYDARGYYSDAIFTEPEFETQRGEISRFHDEVRALVEHGMTAGEFMAMDAEFVQRAITGLQFEGMRERETNASAPVAHRPLQVSDFILRAVLVDPFRLDDVRSATQSRLEGAVSFSQ; this is translated from the coding sequence ATGGAAGAGGGGGGAACGCGGCAGCAGATCCTCGTGCACGCGGCCCGCCTGTTCGGCCGTCACGGGTATCACGGCACCACGACGCGAGAGATCGCGGATGCCGTCGGCATCCGACAGCCGTCGTTGTTCTATCACTTCTCTGCGAAGCACGTCATTCTCGCCGAGCTGGTCGACGCCGACCTCGCGCAGACCTTCGGTCGGTTGCAAGAAGCTCGCGACCTCGACGCGTCGTGGGCGGAGCGGTTCCACTACTTCCTCACGATCAGTTCGCACGACTATCTGACGCTGCCGTACGACGCGCGGGGGTATTACAGCGATGCGATCTTCACCGAGCCGGAATTCGAGACCCAGCGCGGCGAGATCTCGCGCTTCCACGACGAGGTGCGCGCCCTCGTCGAGCACGGCATGACGGCGGGCGAGTTCATGGCGATGGATGCCGAGTTCGTCCAGCGCGCGATCACCGGCCTGCAATTCGAGGGCATGCGCGAGCGCGAGACGAATGCGTCGGCGCCGGTCGCCCACCGCCCCCTTCAGGTGTCGGATTTCATCCTGCGCGCGGTGCTCGTCGATCCTTTCCGTCTCGACGACGTGCGTTCTGCGACCCAATCGCGCCTCGAGGGCGCGGTCTCTTTCTCGCAGTAG
- a CDS encoding amino acid ABC transporter ATP-binding protein — translation MTDPLVSAKNVTRELGGRQVLDNVSLDVQPGEVVVLVGPSGAGKTTFLRTMNGLESIDGGDLTVAGQPMGYRIAPNGRRVPATKSALRQQRQEIGFVFQHFNLFPHMTALENIWHAPVRVRGVAKAEAVAQAQALLERVGLGDKADARPSKLSGGQQQRVAIARALAMKPRLMLFDEPTSALDPEMIGEVLDVMRELAADHMTMVVVTHEMGFAREVADRVVVMDAGAIVEVASPSQLFAAPEHPRTQAFLSKIL, via the coding sequence ATGACCGATCCCCTCGTCAGCGCGAAGAACGTCACCCGCGAACTCGGCGGGCGTCAGGTGCTCGACAACGTGTCGTTGGACGTGCAGCCGGGCGAGGTCGTCGTGCTCGTCGGTCCCTCGGGTGCCGGCAAGACGACGTTCCTGCGCACGATGAACGGCCTCGAGAGCATCGACGGCGGCGACCTCACGGTCGCGGGGCAGCCGATGGGCTACCGGATCGCGCCCAATGGTCGTCGCGTGCCCGCCACGAAGTCGGCCCTCCGGCAGCAGCGGCAGGAGATCGGGTTCGTCTTTCAGCACTTCAACCTCTTTCCGCACATGACCGCGCTCGAGAACATCTGGCACGCTCCCGTCCGCGTCCGCGGTGTCGCGAAGGCGGAGGCCGTCGCGCAGGCGCAGGCGCTCCTCGAGCGCGTCGGTCTGGGCGACAAGGCCGATGCCCGTCCGAGCAAGCTCTCGGGCGGTCAGCAGCAGCGCGTCGCGATCGCCAGGGCTCTCGCGATGAAGCCGCGGCTGATGCTGTTCGACGAGCCGACCAGCGCCCTCGACCCCGAGATGATCGGCGAGGTGCTCGACGTCATGCGCGAGCTCGCCGCCGACCACATGACCATGGTCGTGGTCACGCACGAGATGGGCTTCGCCCGCGAGGTGGCCGATCGCGTCGTGGTGATGGATGCCGGAGCGATCGTCGAGGTCGCCTCGCCCAGCCAGCTGTTCGCCGCGCCCGAGCACCCGCGCACGCAGGCGTTCCTCTCGAAGATCCTCTGA
- the nagA gene encoding N-acetylglucosamine-6-phosphate deacetylase has translation MTADLLLTGARVVDARRDLPDAWVRVHNGLIAEVGTGLAPRASERIDLGGATLTPGLIDLHVHGGGGHAFEDGTDAITAGVAAHRRHGTTATLVSLVSSPLDVLRRQLTHVAVARRTDPAILGVHLEGPCLSPARRGAHDPGALALPDGPVLDLVRDAEPGLIRQVTLAPELPGALDAITELTALGIRVAIGHTEADYALTREAIARGATLLTHALNAMPAIGHRLPGPVPAALEDDRVTLELILDGVHVHPAVARMLLTSAPRRVALITDAMAAAAHADGAYRLGELDVHVADGRALLDDGVTIAGSTLTLDRAVRAAIVDLGLAASDAVGAATAVPAAALGDPARGLLEPGMRADLVAWDADWRVRRVWGGGIRVE, from the coding sequence ATGACCGCCGACCTGCTGCTCACCGGCGCCCGGGTGGTCGACGCGCGGCGCGACCTGCCCGACGCGTGGGTGCGGGTGCACAACGGTCTGATCGCCGAGGTGGGCACCGGGCTCGCTCCGCGCGCGTCCGAGCGCATCGACCTGGGCGGGGCGACCCTGACCCCCGGCCTGATCGACCTGCACGTGCACGGGGGCGGCGGGCACGCTTTCGAAGACGGTACGGATGCCATCACCGCCGGGGTCGCCGCGCACCGCCGCCACGGTACGACGGCGACCCTCGTGAGCCTGGTCTCGTCTCCGCTCGACGTCCTGCGTCGGCAGCTCACTCACGTCGCCGTCGCACGACGGACCGATCCCGCGATTCTGGGCGTGCATCTCGAGGGCCCCTGCCTCTCGCCCGCCCGGCGCGGGGCGCACGACCCCGGCGCGCTCGCTCTCCCCGACGGACCCGTCCTCGACCTCGTGCGCGATGCCGAGCCCGGCCTCATCCGGCAGGTCACCCTTGCGCCCGAACTCCCCGGGGCTCTCGACGCGATCACGGAGCTCACCGCCCTCGGCATCCGCGTCGCGATCGGCCACACCGAGGCCGATTACGCCCTCACGCGCGAGGCGATCGCGCGTGGCGCCACCCTGCTCACTCACGCGCTCAATGCGATGCCCGCGATCGGCCACCGGCTGCCGGGTCCGGTGCCGGCCGCTCTCGAAGACGACCGCGTCACCCTCGAGCTCATCCTCGACGGCGTGCACGTTCACCCCGCGGTCGCCCGCATGCTGCTGACCTCGGCGCCGCGCCGGGTGGCCCTGATCACGGATGCCATGGCCGCCGCCGCCCACGCCGATGGCGCGTACCGCCTGGGCGAGCTCGACGTTCACGTCGCGGACGGCCGCGCGTTGCTCGACGACGGCGTCACGATCGCGGGGTCGACGCTGACGCTGGATCGTGCGGTGCGCGCGGCCATCGTCGACCTGGGTCTTGCCGCGTCGGATGCCGTGGGAGCGGCGACGGCCGTTCCCGCGGCGGCGCTGGGCGACCCCGCGCGCGGGCTCCTCGAGCCGGGAATGCGCGCCGACCTCGTCGCGTGGGACGCGGACTGGCGCGTGCGGCGAGTCTGGGGTGGCGGGATCCGCGTCGAGTAA
- a CDS encoding GTPase family protein: MAKKNTDARQLDDKAFVQATSEAKSRYGRFNLAIVGASGVGKSSLVNAVFGRDWAKVGRGLPVTRGVHFYSDDSLGIWDVEGFEIGSPVPPDQQLRTHLDAIAAHPGDHQISVVWYCVRAADDRLTPADIAMIRELDARGLPVILVLTKVDWIKNPLTGHQGIAKDLEAFVEWLNDPVDPNTGERLRIPYRQVVLTSTRDKNGKGKGHGLGDLVTQTLELAPERDKDAFRIAQRLNLPWKREMARPIIAAAAAAAAGAATVPLPVSDAVTLAPIQLTMMGRIAAIYDLEVKTMLSAGALAQFGVQVAGRALATSFLKLIPGAGIVVNAAVAGALTAATGESWLKICELLHTGKIDVRKLDQEWAKYAPSFMDVARKLVERRVTKKS; encoded by the coding sequence ATGGCAAAGAAGAACACCGACGCGCGTCAGCTCGACGACAAGGCGTTCGTCCAGGCGACGTCCGAGGCGAAGTCGCGGTACGGCCGGTTCAACCTCGCGATCGTCGGCGCTTCGGGCGTGGGCAAGTCGTCGCTGGTCAACGCGGTGTTCGGGCGCGACTGGGCGAAGGTCGGACGCGGCTTGCCGGTCACGCGCGGCGTGCACTTCTACAGCGACGACTCGCTCGGTATCTGGGACGTCGAGGGGTTCGAGATCGGCTCGCCCGTTCCGCCGGATCAGCAGCTGCGCACCCACCTCGACGCGATCGCCGCCCACCCCGGCGACCACCAGATCTCGGTCGTCTGGTACTGCGTGCGGGCCGCCGACGATCGGCTGACCCCGGCCGACATCGCGATGATCCGCGAGCTCGACGCGCGGGGGCTGCCCGTGATCCTGGTGTTGACGAAGGTCGACTGGATCAAGAACCCCCTCACCGGGCACCAGGGCATCGCGAAAGATCTGGAGGCGTTCGTCGAATGGCTCAACGACCCCGTCGACCCGAACACCGGTGAACGACTGCGCATCCCCTACCGGCAGGTCGTCCTCACCTCGACCCGCGACAAGAACGGGAAGGGCAAGGGGCACGGCCTCGGTGACCTTGTCACGCAGACCCTCGAGCTCGCCCCCGAGCGCGACAAGGACGCCTTTCGCATCGCACAGCGACTCAACCTCCCGTGGAAGAGGGAGATGGCGCGGCCGATCATCGCCGCGGCGGCCGCGGCCGCAGCGGGGGCTGCGACCGTTCCGCTTCCTGTCTCGGATGCTGTCACGCTGGCGCCGATCCAGCTGACGATGATGGGCCGGATCGCCGCGATCTACGACCTCGAGGTCAAGACGATGCTCTCGGCCGGCGCGCTCGCGCAGTTCGGTGTGCAGGTGGCGGGGCGGGCGCTCGCGACGAGCTTCCTCAAGCTGATCCCGGGCGCCGGGATCGTCGTGAACGCGGCGGTCGCGGGTGCGCTGACGGCGGCGACCGGCGAGAGCTGGCTGAAGATCTGCGAGCTGCTGCACACCGGCAAGATCGACGTGCGCAAGCTCGACCAGGAGTGGGCGAAGTACGCGCCCAGCTTCATGGACGTGGCACGCAAGCTCGTGGAGCGGCGCGTCACGAAGAAGAGCTGA
- a CDS encoding ABC transporter substrate-binding protein codes for MHTTTRIAAVAAVAGIAALGLAACSSSPAPAADTASAITTVAPTALRSADTLSICTTNLGSPPNISTDESGNLVGSEIDLAKAVAGRLGLTPDFVTVDFSALIPSLQATQCDVIMASLYIKPERKEVVDFVPYLTSATGVAVKQGADAGITGLDDSLCGKKVMVTVGTTAQDLAEKQSTTCTSEGKKPLDISTNNQATVGFQQLVSGQLDAYLDAAELIGYYQKQGTAGIEMVGDPTDAIDIGAATLKDNTALHEAIQKAFDDLVSTGDYTKILSTWGQEALAYNGSN; via the coding sequence ATGCACACCACCACTCGCATCGCCGCTGTCGCCGCGGTCGCCGGTATCGCCGCCCTCGGCCTGGCCGCGTGCTCCTCGAGCCCGGCGCCGGCAGCAGACACGGCATCCGCCATCACGACCGTCGCTCCCACCGCCCTGCGGTCGGCCGACACGCTGTCGATCTGCACCACCAACCTGGGGTCGCCCCCCAACATCAGCACCGACGAGTCGGGCAACCTCGTCGGTAGCGAGATCGACCTGGCCAAAGCGGTCGCGGGCCGCCTCGGCCTCACGCCCGATTTCGTCACGGTCGACTTCTCGGCTCTCATCCCGAGCCTGCAGGCCACTCAGTGCGACGTCATCATGGCCTCGCTCTACATCAAGCCCGAGCGCAAAGAGGTCGTCGACTTCGTGCCGTACCTCACCTCCGCCACCGGCGTCGCGGTGAAGCAGGGAGCGGATGCCGGCATCACCGGCCTCGACGACTCGCTCTGCGGCAAGAAGGTCATGGTGACCGTCGGAACCACCGCCCAGGATCTCGCCGAGAAGCAGTCGACGACCTGCACCTCCGAGGGCAAGAAGCCCCTCGACATCAGCACGAACAACCAGGCCACGGTGGGCTTCCAGCAGCTGGTCAGCGGACAGCTCGACGCGTACCTCGACGCGGCCGAGCTGATCGGGTACTACCAGAAGCAGGGCACCGCGGGCATCGAGATGGTGGGCGACCCGACCGACGCGATCGACATCGGCGCGGCCACCCTCAAGGACAACACCGCGCTGCACGAGGCCATCCAGAAGGCCTTCGACGACCTCGTCTCCACCGGCGACTACACGAAGATCCTCAGCACGTGGGGGCAAGAGGCCCTCGCGTACAACGGAAGCAACTGA
- a CDS encoding glucosamine-6-phosphate deaminase yields the protein MTEIAIVQNQTDAGRIAADLIVAALSRRSDPTLGLATGSTPLPVWAALAERSLDLSAVRGFALDEYVGLPAGHPESYRAVVDRDIVGPLGLDPSLVRVPGDDGGPLAEAGERYEAAIAAAGGIDLQILGIGRTGHIGFNEPGSSLASRTRLKALTPATRADNARFFDKIDDVPTHCLTQGIGTILDAGVLVLLAFGAAKAPAVAAAVEGPLTSSCPASAIQLHRRAVVIVDEAAAAQLEHRDYYRFAWDHREIASA from the coding sequence GTGACCGAGATCGCGATCGTGCAGAATCAGACGGATGCCGGCCGCATCGCCGCCGACCTCATCGTCGCCGCGCTGAGTCGCCGCAGCGACCCGACGCTGGGACTCGCGACCGGCTCGACACCCCTGCCGGTGTGGGCGGCCCTGGCGGAGCGCTCCCTCGACCTCTCGGCCGTTCGGGGTTTCGCCCTCGACGAATACGTGGGCCTGCCCGCCGGACACCCCGAGAGCTACCGCGCCGTGGTCGATCGCGACATCGTCGGCCCCCTCGGACTCGACCCGTCGCTCGTGCGCGTTCCGGGCGACGACGGGGGTCCGCTGGCCGAGGCCGGCGAGCGGTACGAGGCCGCGATCGCCGCGGCCGGCGGCATCGACCTGCAGATCCTGGGCATCGGCCGCACCGGGCACATCGGGTTCAACGAGCCGGGCTCGTCGCTCGCCTCGCGTACGCGCCTGAAGGCGCTGACGCCCGCGACCCGCGCCGACAACGCACGGTTCTTCGACAAAATCGACGACGTCCCCACGCACTGCCTCACGCAGGGCATCGGTACGATCCTCGACGCGGGCGTGCTCGTGCTGCTCGCCTTCGGCGCGGCGAAGGCCCCCGCCGTCGCCGCGGCCGTCGAGGGGCCGCTGACCTCGTCGTGCCCGGCATCCGCGATCCAGCTGCACCGGCGGGCCGTGGTCATCGTCGATGAGGCGGCCGCCGCCCAGCTCGAGCACCGCGACTACTACCGCTTCGCCTGGGACCACCGCGAGATCGCCTCGGCATGA
- a CDS encoding amino acid ABC transporter permease, whose translation MNFDWGFFWKNLLTPGAPFLQGLALTVLISVLAMAGALVVGLVIAMMRRSSFAPLRVIASLYIWLIRGTPLLVQLVIIYTGFAAANVFRFQDVDLGGILIKAAIQAAIVGLIMNESAYISEIIRAGLDSVPVGQTEAAQALGMSGMSAVRWIILPQSLRLMVPPLGNSFNGLMKSTSILSVIGVSEMFLVTQSISAASFRTFEIFAVVAIYYLALTTIWTIIQSAIEKKLNARVGIVTTASPWQRLFGGRRSAPLTPVTTLSDSGVLK comes from the coding sequence GTGAACTTCGACTGGGGCTTCTTCTGGAAGAACCTGCTCACCCCGGGCGCGCCCTTCCTGCAGGGGCTCGCGCTGACGGTGCTCATCTCGGTGCTCGCGATGGCCGGCGCGCTCGTCGTCGGTCTCGTGATCGCCATGATGCGACGGTCGTCGTTCGCGCCGCTGCGCGTGATCGCGAGCCTCTACATCTGGTTGATCCGCGGCACCCCGCTGCTCGTGCAGCTCGTGATCATCTACACGGGGTTCGCGGCGGCGAACGTGTTCCGGTTCCAGGACGTCGATCTCGGCGGCATCCTGATCAAGGCCGCCATCCAGGCCGCGATCGTCGGGCTGATCATGAACGAGAGCGCGTACATCTCCGAGATCATCCGCGCGGGCCTCGACTCGGTGCCGGTCGGTCAGACCGAGGCGGCGCAGGCGCTGGGCATGTCGGGGATGTCGGCGGTGCGGTGGATCATCCTGCCCCAGTCGCTGCGGCTGATGGTTCCCCCGCTGGGCAACTCGTTCAACGGGCTCATGAAGAGCACGTCGATCTTGAGCGTCATCGGCGTCTCGGAGATGTTCCTGGTCACCCAGAGCATCAGCGCCGCGAGTTTCCGCACCTTCGAGATCTTCGCGGTCGTCGCGATCTACTACCTCGCCCTCACCACGATCTGGACGATCATCCAGAGCGCGATCGAGAAGAAGCTCAACGCCCGCGTCGGCATCGTCACCACGGCGTCTCCGTGGCAGCGGTTGTTCGGGGGTCGTCGGTCGGCGCCCCTCACCCCCGTCACCACCCTCTCCGACTCGGGAGTCCTGAAATGA
- the pdxH gene encoding pyridoxamine 5'-phosphate oxidase: MTENPLAHRLDYTLAELDDDVLSASPLELLQQWLTDATDQPEPNAMVVSTVDAEGRPTSRTVLLRGIDDDGALWFFTNRQSRKGRALAGNPAVSILFPWYALQRQVIVLGTATPLPPERDDAYFASRPRGSQLSAWASHQSEPVASRAALEEQMAEVTARFADDQVVPRPPHWGGYRVEPREIEFWQGRRSRLHDRVVFTRDDDGWVGARRQP, translated from the coding sequence ATGACCGAGAACCCCCTCGCCCACCGGCTCGACTACACGCTCGCCGAGCTGGATGACGACGTCCTCTCGGCCTCGCCTCTCGAGCTGCTGCAGCAGTGGCTGACGGATGCCACGGACCAGCCCGAGCCGAACGCGATGGTCGTGTCGACGGTGGATGCCGAGGGCCGCCCCACCTCGCGGACGGTCCTGCTGCGCGGGATCGACGACGACGGCGCCCTGTGGTTCTTCACCAACCGGCAGTCGCGGAAGGGTCGCGCGCTCGCCGGGAACCCGGCGGTGTCGATCCTGTTCCCCTGGTACGCGCTGCAGCGACAGGTCATCGTGCTCGGCACGGCCACGCCGCTGCCGCCGGAGCGCGACGACGCGTACTTCGCGTCGCGGCCGCGCGGCTCCCAACTGTCGGCGTGGGCGAGCCATCAGTCGGAGCCCGTGGCATCCCGAGCCGCTCTCGAAGAGCAGATGGCCGAGGTCACCGCCCGGTTCGCCGACGATCAGGTCGTGCCGCGGCCTCCGCACTGGGGCGGGTACCGGGTCGAGCCGCGCGAGATCGAGTTCTGGCAGGGCCGGCGATCGCGGCTGCACGATCGGGTCGTGTTCACGCGGGATGACGACGGGTGGGTGGGGGCGCGGCGGCAGCCGTGA